The sequence below is a genomic window from Vibrio mangrovi.
AGTCGTCCAGCGTATTGAGATATTCTTCTTCGTCTTTCAGATCTTCCAGTTCAGCGGGATCTGTCATCCGGATTTTTGCAATCCAGCCACCTTCATAAGGTTCTTCGTTGATCAGTTCCGGACGATCACTGAGTTCTTCATTGACTTCAACGATAATCCCACTGACCGGCGCGTAGATATCAGAAGCCGCTTTGACGGATTCGACCAGTGAAAAGTTATCTCCGGCGTCAACATCACTATCAACATCCGGGAGTTCAACGTATACGACATCACCTAACATCTCTTGTGCATGTTCTGAAATGCCGACGGTTACAGTCCCGTCTCCGTGATTGAGAACCCATTCGTGACTATCAGTAAACTTCAGTGTGTTATCCATGAATTAATCTCCAAAAAATATATTGTAACTAGTGATCAGAGTGTCACCGGACTCACAATTGTATTCCTGAGGGTCTGTAAAAAATCAGCGAATTACTACAAAACATCATGAAAGACAAAAATCTGCCTCAGTTGTTATTCATCCTGAATCATCGGTTAACCGACTCTTCCCATAGCGTAGCTAATTTAGATGATGTTACTAAGTCATCTTT
It includes:
- the gcvH gene encoding glycine cleavage system protein GcvH, giving the protein MDNTLKFTDSHEWVLNHGDGTVTVGISEHAQEMLGDVVYVELPDVDSDVDAGDNFSLVESVKAASDIYAPVSGIIVEVNEELSDRPELINEEPYEGGWIAKIRMTDPAELEDLKDEEEYLNTLDD